In Plasmodium coatneyi strain Hackeri chromosome 5, complete sequence, a genomic segment contains:
- a CDS encoding hypothetical protein (Related to CG6013 PROTEIN), whose translation MPQWGAGNSRAIEARMRKKMEKDKKKKEEEEKKLDEYWKDDDKKAQAKIQRKMEAENKRQQKLDRKKELRELYGEEEKALKSNKESKATNSKVTQAQILQRLIEEKKKEIEEDKKKKNNLNVHEMELEDNINHIMRDEINDYDEYINATGIDNVISALDNVSFERTKKVKVAYKKFEEENLPLIKEQYKGLKLSQFKQILWKQFKKSPDNPMNQRD comes from the exons ATGCCGCAATGGGGGGCCGGAAATTCGAGGGCGATAGAAGCCAggatgcgaaaaaaaatggaaaaagacaagaagaagaaagaggaggaggagaagaagttGGATGAATACTGGAAGGACGATGATAAGAAGGCCCAGGCCAAAATTCAGAGGAAG ATGGAAGCCGAAAATAAAAGACAACAGAAACTTgacaggaaaaaagaattaaggGAATTATacggagaagaagaaaaggcacTCAAGTCGAACAAAGAAAGT AAAGCAACCAATTCCAAGGTGACCCAGGCGCAAATCTTGCAAAGGCTCAtcgaggagaagaagaaagaaattgaggaggataagaagaagaag aATAATCTTAATGTGCACGAGATGGAGCTGGAGGACAACATCAACCACATCATGAGGGACGAGATTAACGACTATGATGAGTATATAAATG cAACCGGAATCGATAACGTCATTTCTGCGTTGGACAATGTCTCATTTGAAAGAAccaaaaaagtgaaagtt GCGTATAAAAAATTCGAGGAGGAAAATCTGCCGCTAATTAAGGAGCAGTACAAGGGATTGAAACTGTCACAATTTAAGCAAATATTGTGGAAGCag tttAAGAAGTCGCCCGACAATCCGATGAACCAGAGGGATTAA